One Acanthopagrus latus isolate v.2019 chromosome 12, fAcaLat1.1, whole genome shotgun sequence genomic region harbors:
- the cldn5b gene encoding claudin-5b: MLTACLEFLGMTLCVTGSLLVMIACGLPMWKVTAFIDSNIVVAQTIWDGLWMSCVVQSTGQMQCKVHDSVLALSQDLQTARALTIISAVLGVVALTVTVAGAQCTNCLRDETVKAKVVHAGGVIYIMSGLFVLVPLCWMANNIIVDFHDPQVPPSKKREIGAAIYIGWAATALLLLGGTLLCCSFSQGVRGAYPIKYAPTKTITSNGDKKYYV; this comes from the coding sequence ATGCTCACTGCGTGTCTGGAGTTCCTCGGCATGACGCTGTGCGTCACGGGCTCGCTGCTGGTGATGATCGCCTGCGGGCTCCCCATGTGGAAGGTGACGGCGTTCATCGACTCCAACATCGTGGTGGCGCAGACCATCTGGGACGGGCTGTGGATGTCGTGCGTGGTTCAGAGCACCGGGCAGATGCAGTGCAAAGTCCACGACTCGGTTCTGGCTCTGTCGCAGGACCTGCAGACGGCGCGCGCCCTCACCATCATCTCCGCCGTGCTGGGGGTCGTGGCGCTCACGGTGACGGTGGCCGGCGCGCAGTGCACCAACTGCCTCCGGGACGAGACGGTGAAGGCGAAGGTGGTGCACGCCGGAGGGGTTATCTACATCATGAGCGGGCTGTTCGTGCTGGTGCCGCTCTGCTGGATGGCCAACAACATCATCGTGGACTTCCACGACCCGCAGGTGCCCCCGTCCAAGAAGAGGGAGATCGGAGCCGCCATCTACATCGGCTGGGCCGCCAccgcgctgctgctgctgggcggCACCCTGCTGTGCTGCTCCTTCTCTCAGGGCGTCAGAGGAGCCTACCCCATCAAGTACGCGCCCACCAAGACGATCACATCCAACGGGGACAAGAAGTACTACGTCTAA
- the acads gene encoding short-chain specific acyl-CoA dehydrogenase, mitochondrial — translation MAALFKARKALGLCLSGCRGLSQLAELPDTHQLLRQTCRDFADRELNPIAAKLDKEHVYPAKQIQELGAMGVMAIEVPEELGGAGMDYLAYCLAMEEISRGCASTGVVVSVNNSLYIGPVLKFGTEEQKRQWITPFTTGEKVGCFALSEPGNGSDAGAASTTARQDGDEWVLNGTKAWITNSWDASATVVFATTDKSLKHKGISAFLVPMPHPGLSLGKKEDKLGIKASSTANIILEDCRVPLGNMLGPRGAGFKIAMQTLDSGRIGIAAQALGIAQASLDCAADYAHKRTAFGSPIGKLQAIQFKLADMAVAIESARLLTWKASLLRDAKKPFTKEAAMAKLAASEAATFCSHQAIQVLGGMGYVADMPAERHYRDARITEIYEGTSEIQRLVIAGQLLKEYQS, via the exons CTCTTGGCTTGTGTCTCAGCGGCTGTCGAGGGCTGTCTCAGCTGGCAGAGTTACCAGACACACATCAGCTCCTGagacagacctgcagagacTTCGCTGACAGAGAACTGAACCCCATCGCTGCCAAACTGGACAAAGAGCATGTGTATCCTGCcaaacag ATTCAGGAGCTGGGGGCGATGGGGGTGATGGCCATAGAGGTGCCCGAGGAGCTGGGCGGAGCTGGGATGGATTATCTGGCGTACTGTTTGGCGATGGAGGAGATCAGCAGAGGCTGCGCCAGCACGGGAGTCGTTGTCTCCGTGAACAAC TCGCTCTACATCGGACCGGTTTTGAAGTTTGGCACAGAAGAACAGAAACGGCAGTGGATCACACCGTTCACCACCGGAGAGAAGGTGGGCTGCTTCGCCCTCAGTGAGCCAG GTAACGGCAGCGATGCGGGCGCAGCCTCCACGACAGCTCGCCAGGACGGAGACGAGTGGGTGCTGAACGGCACCAAAGCCTGGATCACCAACAGCTGGGACGCCTCTGCCACCGTCGTGTTCGCCACCACCGACAAGTCGCTCAAACACAAG GGTATCAGTGCCTTCCTGGTCCCCATGCCACACCCGGGGCTCTCCCTGGGGAAGAAGGAAGACAAGCTGGGCATCAAAGCGTCGTCCACTGCTAACATCATCCTGGAGGACTGCAGGGTACCGCTGGGGAACATGCTGGGCCCTCGCGGAGCCGGATTCAAGATCGCCATG cAAACCCTGGACAGCGGACGGATCGGGATCGCCGCTCAGGCTCTCGGCATCGCTCAGGCTTCTCTGGACTGCGCTGCAGACTACGCACACAAACGCACGGCATTCGGATCGCCCATCGGCAAACTGCAGGCCATACAG TTCAAACTGGCTGACATGGCGGTGGCGATAGAGAGCGCCCGGCTGCTCACCTGGAAGGCTTCGCTCCTCCGAGACGCAAAGAAACCTTTCACCAAG GAAGCAGCCATGGCCAAACTAGCAGCGTCTGAAGCCGCCACGTTCTGCTCCCATCAG GCCATCCAGGTTCTGGGCGGGATGGGCTACGTGGCCGACATGCCGGCCGAGAGGCACTACCGCGACGCTCGCATCACCGAGATCTACGAGGGCACCAGTGAGATCCAGAGACTGGTCATAGCCGGCCAGTTACTGAAGGAGTACCAGTCGTAG